The Intestinibaculum porci DNA window TACTATGAATGTCTATACAAGTTTACCGGTTTATACCGGTGATGTCTCCGGGGTCTGCAGCGCTTTATATGAACTTGGAGGCATGATTGTCATCCATGATCCTTCTGGCTGTAATTCCACATACAATACGCATGATGAAATACGCTGGTATGATCATCCCAGTCTGATTTTTATTTCCGGATTAAAAGAGTCTGATGCCATTATGGGCAATGATCAGAAGTTCATTGATGATATCATCGCTTCCGCAAATGATTTACAGCCTCGTTTTATTGTTTTGGTCAATTCACCGGTGCCGTATATCAACGGCACCGATATGGAGGCGATCTGTCATCAGGTCAGTGAGAAAACAGGCATTCCAACTTTTTATGTGCCGACCAATGCGCTGCATGATTATGCCCATGGTATTTCTTTAGCTTTTACCTCTTTAGCGAAAGCTTTCACCTTTAAGCGGGGAGAAAAGATTCCTCATAGTCTGAATATTTTAGGGGTGACACCTTTAGATTATACCAGTGCGACATGCGTTTCTTCGATGAAACAGGTGTTATCTGCCTTTAAGGTTGTGAGTGTCTGGGCTAAAGAGGCGTCTTTAGAAGAGTTAGAAAAAAGCTTATTGGCACAGGTAAACTTAGTCGTCTCTTCATCAGGCTTAGCTTTAGCGAAATATCTTTATAAAAACTATGGTATGCCTTATGTCATCGGGGTGCCTTTAGAAGCTTTACAGGAGACGATCACAACGCTTTTAGAAAAGGCTATAGCCACCGGTGAAAATCAGAGTATAATAAATAGTATACATGGTGATAAAAAAGTGACTTTGATTGGTGAACCGATCTTAGCCCATAGTCTTGGGACTGTTTTAACACGTGATTACGCTCTTGATTATCGGGTTTTATGTGATTTGGAAGATCATAAAGGCTTATTAAGAAAAGAAGATCTTGCTTGTCATGATGAAAAACACATGCAGGCATATTTACAAGATAGCCCTTATGTGATAGCCGATCCGCTTTATCGTAAGATCGTTTCGACTAAGCTTATCACTTTGCCGCATCTGGCGATGAGTGGTCGCTTATTTCTCAAAGATATTGAAGATGTCATCACCATGAAAGTGGGAGGTATGTGTGATGAGTTTAAATGAAACGCCCTCAGGGGAACGTGTCCATATTAGTTTTTTTGGCAACCGGAATGCCGGCAAATCCTCTTTAGTCAATGCGTTTACCAATCAGGAGTTAGCGGTTGTTTCAAAGACCTTAGGGACGACCACGGATCCGGTCAAAAAGGCGATGGAATTATTACCGATTGGCCCGGTGGTTATTATTGATACACCTGGCTTTGATGATGTCGGAGAACTAGGGGAAAAACGTATTGCGAAAACCAAAGAAGTGTTAGGACGGACAGACTACGCGGTTTTAGTTGTCGATGCCACCAAAGGCTTAGATGTGCATGATCAGATGCTTGTCAACATGTTTAAGGAAAGAAGCATCCCTTATATGGTTGTTTATAATAAAATGGACGCTTTAGCGACGTTATCCCCTTTAGGGGAGCACGAAATGTATGTCAGTGCTTTAAAGAAAACCAATATTGAAGCGCTCAAGGAAACCATTGCCCATGTCAAAGTGACGAAAGAGGCGCCGCTTGTGCATGATTTGGTGAAACGCGGCGATGTTGTTGTGTTAGTGATTCCCATTGATGAATCAGCGCCTAAAGGGCGTCTGATTTTGCCACAGCAGCTTGTTTTACGCGATTTGCTGGATTATGGCTGTCTGCCTATTTGCACGCGAGAGAAAGAATTAGCCTTAACGCTTTCTTCTTTAAAGCAGGATCCGGCTTTAGTGATTACGGATTCCCAGGCCTTTGAAATCGTCTCACAGATTGTCCCAGAGCGTATTCCTTTAACTTCATTT harbors:
- the hydF gene encoding [FeFe] hydrogenase H-cluster maturation GTPase HydF, with amino-acid sequence MSLNETPSGERVHISFFGNRNAGKSSLVNAFTNQELAVVSKTLGTTTDPVKKAMELLPIGPVVIIDTPGFDDVGELGEKRIAKTKEVLGRTDYAVLVVDATKGLDVHDQMLVNMFKERSIPYMVVYNKMDALATLSPLGEHEMYVSALKKTNIEALKETIAHVKVTKEAPLVHDLVKRGDVVVLVIPIDESAPKGRLILPQQLVLRDLLDYGCLPICTREKELALTLSSLKQDPALVITDSQAFEIVSQIVPERIPLTSFSILMARYKGTLKDQVHGIKAIETLQEGDQVLISEGCTHHRQCKDIGTVKLPHWLLEYTSHKVQITTSSGYSFPKDLTPYKMIIHCGGCMLNAKEMQSRLRAAKAQGVPMTNYGTAIAYMHGILERALKPLHEYE
- a CDS encoding nitrogenase component 1 yields the protein MNVYTSLPVYTGDVSGVCSALYELGGMIVIHDPSGCNSTYNTHDEIRWYDHPSLIFISGLKESDAIMGNDQKFIDDIIASANDLQPRFIVLVNSPVPYINGTDMEAICHQVSEKTGIPTFYVPTNALHDYAHGISLAFTSLAKAFTFKRGEKIPHSLNILGVTPLDYTSATCVSSMKQVLSAFKVVSVWAKEASLEELEKSLLAQVNLVVSSSGLALAKYLYKNYGMPYVIGVPLEALQETITTLLEKAIATGENQSIINSIHGDKKVTLIGEPILAHSLGTVLTRDYALDYRVLCDLEDHKGLLRKEDLACHDEKHMQAYLQDSPYVIADPLYRKIVSTKLITLPHLAMSGRLFLKDIEDVITMKVGGMCDEFK